The Streptomyces achromogenes genome window below encodes:
- a CDS encoding helix-turn-helix transcriptional regulator — translation MGNLLAFLGVNDEEERLYRALLRRDSSASGSEESGRDEPTSSEQSALDGLVALGLATRNTHGAIRPVPPPRAVDTLIDGRLRRLREDLESEAARHSVIESLFRERLTAAPSPRADTDDHSRMITQLHGIEAVREAIDELTFFARTEDLTTEPTGRLTEESIAVSHPINMRLLRRGVRMRMIMGSAILQHDTTLTYMRDLVSHGAEVRISHHPIERVIIVDRSAALTPIDPAHTSVGALLVREPGLVATLVTLFERMWAAAEELPGEDTDLPSDIEREILVMLREADKDETAARRLGVSVRTYRKHLAVIMRRLGAANRVEAALIALEKGWLN, via the coding sequence ATGGGCAATCTGCTCGCGTTCCTAGGCGTGAACGACGAAGAGGAGCGGTTGTACCGCGCTCTGCTGCGTCGTGACTCGTCCGCGTCCGGGTCCGAGGAGTCCGGTCGGGACGAGCCCACGTCGTCCGAGCAGTCGGCCCTGGACGGCCTGGTGGCGCTGGGGCTCGCCACCCGGAACACCCACGGCGCGATACGCCCGGTCCCGCCGCCCCGGGCCGTGGACACCCTGATCGACGGCCGCCTGCGCCGACTGCGGGAGGACCTGGAGAGCGAGGCCGCCCGGCACTCGGTCATCGAGTCCCTGTTCCGGGAGCGACTGACCGCCGCTCCGTCGCCCCGCGCGGACACGGACGACCACAGCCGGATGATCACTCAGCTGCACGGGATCGAGGCGGTCCGGGAGGCCATCGACGAGCTGACCTTCTTCGCCCGGACCGAGGACCTGACCACGGAGCCGACCGGCCGCCTCACCGAGGAGTCGATCGCCGTGTCACACCCGATCAACATGCGGCTGCTGCGCCGTGGCGTGCGCATGCGCATGATCATGGGGTCGGCGATCCTGCAGCACGACACCACCCTCACCTACATGCGTGACCTGGTCTCGCACGGGGCCGAGGTGCGGATCTCCCACCACCCGATCGAGCGCGTGATCATCGTCGACCGGTCGGCCGCGCTGACCCCCATCGACCCGGCCCACACCTCGGTGGGAGCGCTGCTCGTGCGCGAGCCCGGCCTGGTGGCCACCCTGGTCACACTCTTCGAGCGCATGTGGGCGGCCGCGGAGGAACTCCCCGGTGAGGACACGGACCTGCCGTCGGACATCGAACGCGAGATCCTCGTCATGCTCAGAGAAGCCGACAAGGACGAGACGGCGGCGCGCCGCCTCGGCGTGTCCGTGCGCACCTACCGCAAGCATCTGGCGGTCATCATGCGCCGTCTCGGCGCCGCGAACCGGGTGGAGGCGGCGCTCATCGCCCTCGAAAAGGGCTGGCTGAACTGA
- a CDS encoding LLM class flavin-dependent oxidoreductase codes for MNLRLSTVILPVDRWHEGGRAKWRRAEELGFHAAYTYDHLSWRSFRDGPWFGALPTLTAAATATDRLRLGTLVTSPNFRHPVTLAKELISLDDISGGRVTLGIGAGGNGFDAEVLGREAWTPRERADRFGEFVPLLDRLLTEDAVSDRGTHYSAEEARNIPGCVQRPRLPFAVAATGPRGLKLAARYGQAWVTTGDPKLYEAGTPEQSDAALRGQLDKLAKACADAGRDGAELERILLTGFTPDRSRPLESVEAFVDFAGRHRELGFTEIVVHWPIADSDFAADQAVFEDIATEALTRLG; via the coding sequence ATGAACCTGCGGCTGAGTACCGTGATCCTGCCCGTCGACCGCTGGCACGAGGGGGGCCGGGCCAAGTGGCGGCGCGCCGAGGAGCTCGGCTTCCACGCCGCGTACACCTACGACCACCTGTCCTGGCGGTCCTTCCGGGACGGCCCCTGGTTCGGGGCCCTGCCCACCCTCACCGCCGCCGCCACGGCCACGGACCGCCTGCGTCTGGGCACGCTGGTGACGTCACCGAACTTCCGCCACCCGGTGACCCTCGCCAAGGAGCTGATCTCGCTCGACGACATCTCGGGCGGCCGGGTCACACTGGGCATCGGCGCGGGCGGCAACGGCTTCGACGCCGAGGTGCTGGGCCGGGAGGCATGGACGCCGCGGGAACGCGCGGACCGCTTCGGTGAGTTCGTTCCGCTGCTCGACCGTCTGCTCACCGAGGACGCGGTGAGCGACCGGGGCACGCACTACTCCGCCGAGGAGGCCCGCAACATCCCCGGCTGCGTCCAGCGGCCCCGGCTCCCCTTCGCGGTGGCCGCGACCGGGCCGCGCGGGTTGAAGCTGGCGGCCCGGTACGGGCAGGCGTGGGTGACGACCGGCGACCCCAAGCTGTACGAGGCGGGAACCCCGGAGCAGTCGGATGCGGCCCTGCGCGGCCAGCTCGACAAGCTCGCCAAGGCGTGTGCCGACGCCGGGCGGGACGGGGCGGAGCTGGAGAGGATCCTGCTGACCGGGTTCACGCCGGACCGGAGCCGGCCGCTGGAGTCCGTGGAGGCCTTCGTCGACTTCGCGGGGCGCCACCGCGAGCTCGGCTTCACCGAGATCGTGGTCCACTGGCCGATCGCGGACTCCGACTTCGCCGCGGACCAGGCCGTCTTCGAGGACATCGCGACCGAGGCGCTCACCCGGCTGGGCTGA
- a CDS encoding Cof-type HAD-IIB family hydrolase, whose translation MTSATRQPETPAAALPPRLIATDLDGTLLRDDQSVSPRTVAALAAAEEAGIEVFFVTGRPARWMDVVSDHVHGHGLAICGNGAAVVDLHGGPGAHRFVKVRELARENALDAVRLLREAAPGTMYAVEQTYGFYQEPEYPKMHMEIPDHLAPAEQLLAPDAPGAGEPVLKILAFHPTIDPDAFLTAARLAIGDRANVTRSSPSALLEISGPEVSKASTLALCCAERGISHEEVVAFGDMPNDVEMLTWAGRSYAMGNAHPDVLAAASGHTVANNEDGVAVVIERLLAERS comes from the coding sequence GTGACCTCAGCGACCCGACAGCCCGAGACCCCGGCCGCCGCCCTCCCGCCGCGGCTCATCGCCACCGATCTCGACGGCACACTGCTGCGCGACGACCAGTCCGTGTCCCCGCGCACGGTGGCCGCCCTCGCCGCGGCCGAGGAGGCGGGCATCGAGGTCTTCTTCGTCACCGGCCGCCCGGCCCGCTGGATGGACGTCGTCAGCGACCACGTCCACGGGCACGGCCTCGCCATCTGCGGCAACGGCGCCGCCGTGGTCGACCTGCACGGCGGCCCCGGCGCCCACCGCTTCGTCAAGGTGCGCGAACTGGCACGGGAGAACGCGCTGGACGCGGTCCGGCTGCTGCGCGAGGCCGCGCCCGGGACCATGTACGCCGTCGAGCAGACGTACGGCTTCTACCAGGAGCCGGAGTATCCCAAGATGCACATGGAGATCCCCGACCACCTCGCTCCGGCCGAGCAGCTGCTCGCCCCGGACGCGCCGGGGGCCGGTGAGCCGGTGCTGAAGATCCTCGCGTTCCACCCCACGATCGACCCCGACGCCTTCCTCACCGCCGCCCGGCTGGCCATCGGCGACCGTGCCAACGTCACCCGCTCCAGCCCCAGCGCCCTGCTGGAGATCAGCGGCCCCGAGGTCTCCAAGGCCAGCACGCTCGCCCTGTGCTGCGCGGAGCGCGGCATTTCCCACGAGGAGGTCGTCGCGTTCGGGGACATGCCGAACGACGTCGAGATGCTCACCTGGGCCGGCCGGTCGTACGCGATGGGCAACGCCCACCCGGACGTGCTCGCGGCCGCCTCGGGACACACCGTCGCCAACAACGAGGACGGGGTCGCCGTCGTCATCGAGCGGCTCCTCGCCGAGCGGAGCTAG